The Longimicrobium sp. genome has a window encoding:
- a CDS encoding penicillin-binding protein activator, whose product MHRTQPIRPILCLLALVSLASCGGAGDPSAERLKRAASGRGEIVIGAAWPWEAHKDVLYWQGIELAESEINGKGGINGRRIRILRADDGEDVEKGRLIAQEFGKNPDVVAVIGHLQSYVTVPAAAIYDLSGLLLVSSTATTSELTARGYRRVFRTIFSDVDVGKQMADYAVQRGYQRVVVYYARDEYGRGLANAFEERAAAQKVRVLDRQSYDPSLSHNLSDVQQTVEGWKDLNPDAVFIAGQSEQAAVLVTELRRRGMNAAILGSDALATPTYVRTAGAAAEGTVIASPFHTDAPSPPVRRFTSAFRARYQKDPDAGAALGYDAVNVLANAMRTAGTSSPDKVAEALHGTRGWEGVTGKFTFDQSGSLVDMPIRKVVVRNGAFHHLDETAAPR is encoded by the coding sequence ATGCACCGCACGCAACCCATCCGCCCCATCCTCTGCCTGCTGGCGCTCGTGTCGCTGGCGTCGTGCGGGGGCGCGGGAGACCCCTCCGCCGAGCGCCTCAAGCGCGCGGCCAGCGGGCGCGGCGAGATCGTGATCGGGGCCGCGTGGCCCTGGGAAGCACACAAGGACGTGCTCTACTGGCAGGGCATCGAGCTCGCCGAGTCCGAGATCAACGGCAAGGGGGGGATCAACGGCCGCCGCATCCGCATCCTGCGCGCCGACGACGGCGAGGACGTGGAGAAGGGGCGCCTCATCGCGCAGGAGTTCGGCAAGAACCCGGACGTGGTGGCGGTCATCGGCCACCTGCAGTCGTACGTCACGGTGCCCGCCGCCGCCATCTACGACCTCTCCGGCCTCCTCCTCGTCTCCTCCACCGCCACCACCTCGGAGCTGACCGCGCGCGGATACCGCCGCGTCTTCCGCACCATCTTCTCGGACGTGGACGTGGGGAAGCAGATGGCCGACTACGCGGTGCAGCGGGGCTACCAGCGGGTGGTGGTCTACTACGCGCGCGACGAGTACGGGCGCGGGCTGGCCAACGCCTTCGAGGAGCGCGCCGCCGCGCAGAAGGTGCGCGTGCTGGACCGCCAGTCGTACGATCCCAGCCTCTCCCACAACCTCAGCGACGTGCAGCAGACGGTGGAGGGGTGGAAGGACCTGAACCCGGACGCCGTCTTCATCGCCGGGCAGAGCGAGCAGGCCGCAGTGCTGGTGACCGAGCTGCGCCGCCGCGGGATGAACGCGGCCATCCTGGGAAGCGACGCCCTCGCCACGCCCACCTACGTGCGCACCGCCGGGGCCGCCGCCGAGGGGACGGTGATCGCCAGCCCCTTCCACACCGACGCGCCGTCGCCGCCGGTGCGCCGCTTCACCTCCGCCTTCCGCGCGCGCTACCAAAAGGATCCGGACGCGGGCGCGGCGCTGGGCTACGACGCCGTGAACGTGCTGGCCAACGCCATGCGCACCGCCGGCACCTCCTCGCCGGACAAGGTGGCGGAGGCCCTCCACGGCACGCGCGGCTGGGAGGGGGTGACGGGGAAGTTCACCTTCGACCAGAGCGGGAGCCTGGTGGACATGCCGATCCGCAAGGTGGTGGTGAGGAACGGCGCG
- a CDS encoding NHLP bacteriocin export ABC transporter permease/ATPase subunit gives MSNSTPLQRAAAGTAVREATNAHPLLLEHGRAWLVQTGRIDVFATRMEGGEPSGSRTHLFRVAAGESMVGTGEAAGMALLGVGAPGTTLLEVDLAPYRDRAPDAAARPRLAKALHGWVERLYDTLALEGRIPRHRTLDPGSMLEVEAGACVRPTPQLSWIQPTAGSVSLAGGAEVALGEGELLPITRRAWVQAAGPATLRLVSTEELLSGEDGWDPAAAWDALDHLQLRVLERVADRLVAAEHEQRERARKQKKASQDAMTSAVARLALTMQKPVKRALLRARPTGDEKEEESLLAAFRLVAAAEGIEVGHLPRGHELLQSSDPIQAVARAYRVRTRRVTLRGEWWKRDNGPLLGRLAERSRAVALFPLPDGGYNLVDPFARTETRVDDKVAETIGHFAFTLYSPFAPDPLNARDLWRFGQHNIRRDRTTAILAGAGVALLGLVTPMAIGMLYDVVIPGADRAQLLQLTIGLVIAALASVLFQVARGFALLRIESKVGPRLQAAVLDRLLSLPLPFFRDYAAGDLADRAMAIEEMRRILSGAVVTVLLGGLFSLANFGLLFYYSPHLAKLAAFLIALAVLTTGVVSYAQLRSQRAILQLRAKNSGLVLQLLTGLSKLRLVGAEPQAFALWARLFSDQRVQQYRARTLGNLLSVFNAAFPVLATLVLFWSAAPAGPGGPGAGGAPVPDALATGDFLAFVAAFNFSLGAMLSSSTALIGALVVIPLFEQVAPILRATPEVHAGKHDPGELSGAVELQHVTFRYHGDGPTVLQDVSIRVQPGEFVALVGSSGSGKSTIVRMLLGFETPETGSVTFDEQELSGLDLLAVRRQIGVVVQNSGLMSGDIFTNITGPTTATMDDAWEAARMAGLDEDIKQMPMGMYTVINTGGGTLSGGQRQRLMIARALVHRPRILFFDEATSALDNRTQEIVSHSLDTLKVTRVVVAHRLSTIRNADRIYVIQNGSVAEHGTYDELFARDGLFAELARRQLV, from the coding sequence ATGAGCAACTCAACGCCGCTCCAGAGGGCCGCCGCCGGCACGGCGGTGCGCGAGGCCACCAACGCCCATCCGCTCCTGCTGGAGCACGGGCGCGCCTGGCTCGTACAGACGGGGCGGATCGACGTCTTCGCCACGCGCATGGAGGGAGGCGAGCCCTCCGGGAGCCGCACCCACCTCTTCCGCGTGGCAGCCGGCGAGTCCATGGTGGGCACCGGCGAGGCCGCGGGAATGGCGCTGCTGGGCGTGGGCGCGCCGGGAACCACGCTGCTGGAGGTGGACCTGGCGCCCTACCGCGACCGCGCCCCCGACGCCGCCGCGCGCCCGCGGCTTGCGAAGGCGCTGCACGGGTGGGTGGAGCGGCTGTACGACACGCTCGCGCTGGAAGGGCGCATCCCCCGCCACCGCACGCTCGACCCGGGTTCGATGCTGGAAGTGGAGGCCGGCGCCTGCGTGCGCCCCACCCCGCAGCTCTCGTGGATCCAGCCCACCGCGGGGAGCGTGTCGCTGGCCGGCGGCGCCGAAGTGGCGCTCGGCGAGGGCGAGCTCCTCCCCATCACCCGGCGCGCGTGGGTGCAGGCGGCCGGCCCCGCCACCCTGCGCCTGGTGAGCACCGAAGAGCTCCTCTCCGGCGAGGACGGATGGGACCCCGCCGCCGCGTGGGACGCCCTCGACCACCTTCAGCTTCGCGTGCTGGAGCGCGTGGCCGACCGGCTGGTGGCGGCCGAGCACGAGCAGCGCGAGCGGGCGCGCAAGCAGAAGAAGGCCAGCCAGGACGCCATGACCTCGGCCGTGGCGCGCCTCGCCCTCACCATGCAGAAGCCGGTGAAGCGCGCCCTGCTCCGCGCCCGCCCCACCGGCGACGAGAAGGAGGAGGAGTCGCTCCTCGCCGCCTTCCGCCTGGTCGCCGCGGCGGAGGGGATCGAGGTGGGGCACCTTCCCAGGGGGCACGAGCTCCTCCAGTCCAGCGACCCCATCCAGGCGGTGGCGCGCGCGTACCGGGTGCGCACCCGCCGCGTCACGCTGCGCGGCGAGTGGTGGAAGCGCGACAACGGCCCCCTCCTGGGGCGGCTGGCGGAGCGGTCGCGCGCGGTGGCGCTCTTTCCCCTTCCGGACGGCGGCTACAACCTGGTGGACCCTTTCGCGCGCACCGAGACGCGCGTGGACGACAAGGTGGCGGAGACGATCGGGCACTTCGCCTTCACGCTGTACTCGCCCTTTGCGCCCGACCCGCTGAACGCGCGCGATCTGTGGCGCTTCGGCCAGCACAACATCCGGCGCGACCGCACCACGGCCATCCTGGCGGGCGCCGGGGTCGCCCTGCTGGGGCTGGTGACGCCCATGGCGATCGGGATGCTGTACGACGTGGTCATTCCCGGCGCCGACCGCGCGCAGCTCCTTCAGCTCACCATCGGGCTGGTGATCGCGGCGCTCGCCTCGGTCCTCTTCCAGGTGGCGCGCGGCTTCGCGCTGCTGCGCATCGAGAGCAAGGTGGGGCCGCGCCTGCAGGCGGCGGTGCTGGACCGGCTCCTCTCGCTCCCCCTGCCGTTCTTTCGCGACTACGCGGCGGGCGACCTGGCGGACCGCGCCATGGCGATCGAGGAGATGCGGCGCATCCTCTCCGGCGCGGTGGTCACCGTGCTGCTGGGCGGGCTCTTCTCGCTCGCCAACTTCGGGCTCCTCTTCTACTACAGCCCGCACCTGGCGAAGCTGGCGGCCTTCCTCATCGCCCTGGCGGTGCTCACCACGGGGGTGGTGAGCTACGCGCAGCTCCGCAGCCAGCGCGCCATCCTGCAGCTGCGCGCCAAGAACTCAGGCCTCGTCCTGCAGCTGCTCACCGGGCTCTCCAAGCTGCGGCTGGTGGGCGCGGAGCCACAGGCGTTCGCGCTGTGGGCGCGGCTCTTCAGCGACCAGCGCGTGCAGCAGTACCGGGCGCGCACGCTGGGCAACCTCCTTTCGGTGTTCAACGCGGCCTTCCCGGTGCTGGCCACGCTGGTCCTCTTCTGGTCCGCCGCGCCGGCCGGACCCGGCGGACCTGGGGCGGGCGGCGCGCCGGTCCCCGATGCGCTCGCCACGGGCGACTTCCTGGCCTTCGTGGCGGCGTTCAACTTCTCGCTGGGCGCCATGCTCTCCAGCAGCACCGCGCTGATCGGGGCGCTGGTCGTCATCCCCCTGTTCGAGCAGGTCGCCCCCATCCTGCGCGCCACCCCGGAGGTGCACGCGGGCAAGCACGACCCCGGCGAGCTTTCCGGCGCGGTGGAGCTGCAGCACGTCACCTTCCGCTACCACGGCGACGGCCCCACCGTCCTCCAGGACGTGTCGATCCGCGTGCAGCCGGGCGAGTTCGTGGCGCTGGTGGGCTCGTCGGGCTCCGGCAAGTCGACCATCGTGCGCATGCTGCTCGGCTTCGAGACGCCGGAAACGGGCTCGGTCACGTTCGACGAGCAGGAGCTGAGCGGGCTGGACCTGCTTGCCGTGCGGCGGCAGATCGGCGTGGTGGTGCAGAACTCGGGGCTGATGTCGGGCGACATCTTCACCAACATCACCGGTCCCACCACCGCCACCATGGACGATGCGTGGGAGGCGGCGCGCATGGCGGGTCTGGACGAGGACATCAAGCAGATGCCGATGGGGATGTACACCGTCATCAACACGGGCGGCGGCACCCTGTCCGGCGGGCAGCGGCAGCGCCTGATGATCGCGCGGGCCCTGGTGCACCGCCCGCGCATCCTCTTCTTCGACGAAGCCACCAGCGCGCTCGACAACCGCACGCAGGAGATCGTGAGCCACAGCCTGGACACGCTCAAGGTGACGCGCGTGGTGGTGGCGCACCGCCTGAGCACCATCCGCAACGCCGACCGCATCTACGTGATCCAGAACGGCAGCGTGGCGGAGCACGGCACCTACGACGAGCTCTTCGCCCGCGACGGACTGTTCGCCGAGCTCGCGCGCCGGCAGCTGGTCTGA